In Thermobaculum terrenum ATCC BAA-798, the DNA window AGTCATTCATGGAGACAGACACGATCTAAATACATTTGAGAAGACAATGCAAGAAAATAAATTCGACGCAGCTATAGACATGATATGTTACACCCCAGAAGAAGCAGAAAGCGACCTTAGGGCATTCAGAGATGTAAAGCATTTCATACATGTATCCACAGTAGCAGTGTTTGGAGGGGAGCCAGCTGAATATCCGATAAATGAAAACACACGCAGAAACCCAGTTATAGAATACTCTCGCAACAAAGTAGCTGCTGATAATGTATTCATGAACGCATACAAAGAATATGGTTTCCCCGTAACCATATTCATGCCGGCACAGACTTGGGGTTACCAGGATGGGATAGTCCGCCAACTTGGAGGTGGGAACATATGGATAGACAGGGTAAGAAAAGGACTCCCAATACTCGTCACTCATGAGGGGAACCTTATATGGGCTCACTGTCATTCCGATGATGTCGGCTTGGGAATAGCTGCAGCAGTGGGGAGAGAAAGGTGTATAGGCGAGAGCTACATCATAACTCGATGGGACATGAAGACTTGGCGCGATTATCATGAAGAGATTGCATGGTCACTAGGGCAGAAAGCAAACCTCGTAGATGCTCCGGCGGAGCTGCTTATCAAGGTATGGCCAGAAGGTACTTGGTTACTTGCTTCTGAGTCTAGGTGGAATCGTATCTATAGTCTCGACAAGATACGTAGAGATATTCCTGAATTCAATCCGAGGATTACACTCGCAGACTGGATGCCAGACTATGTAAGGGATCTGGACGCTCGAGGGCTGATACCGGATGCACGATCGGACGATACAGAGGACCGAATTATAAGGAATCTAGAGAGAATGATCTCTAACTTCAATTGCTAGTAAGCACTATAGATAGGAAACACCAGGAGGAGTAATAATGAGCGATATTCTTGGGGTGGGAATTGTAGGTTGTGGGGTGGTAACCGTCTTCGATATAATCCCTAATTTGCTAGATACCGAGGTCGAACAGAGGATTAGACTCGTTGCAGTCGCTGATAACCTTCCTAATAGAGCTGAGGAGATCGCGGACAAATTCAATATTCCAAAGCATTATGATTCAGCTGAAGATCTGTGCCAGGATAAAGACGTCGATATAGTAGTCATAGCTACCCCTGTGCCAAGCCATTTGCCCAATGCACTATCAGCTATAAGATCTGGCAAGCATATCTATATTCAGAAAACGATGACTCTTGCAGTTGAGGAGGCTAATACCATCATAGATGCCGCACGTAAGGCTGGAGTTAAAGTGGCAGCTGCTCCAGGCAACCACTTAAGATCCCGAGCAATGCAAGAAATAAGAGACCATATACGTGAAGGTAAAATTGGAAAGATATGCTGGGGAAGAGCACAAAGAGGTGCGAGGCACGAAGATGACATACGCCGACAACCAGGGTCAGAGCTCGAACACGCTGACCCTTCCTGGTATTACAAACCAGGCGGAGGTCCTCTTCGAGATGCAGCCGTATATGACCTGCACGCCATCACTTGGATACTTGGCCCAGCGCGAAGAGTAGTAGCTATGTCAGGTGTATCCATACCTATCCGCTTTTGGCAGTCAAAAGAGATCAAGGTAGAAATGGATGATAACACGCACTTTATTCTAGAGTTTGATAACAGTTGCTTTTTCGTAATAAGCTCTCATTTCATAAGAGGATGCTCAAAAGTTCCATCTATGGAAATATATGGAGATGATGGAGCAATCATTTATGGAGGCTGTGCTACAGGTTCTTATGAGCTGTGGGTGAAGGGAAGTGGCAGAAACAGGTTAGGTTTCGAGGAAGTATTAGCTCATGTAGGAGCCCCAGAGATATCAGGAGCTGAGGCTAAGGGAACCAATCATTATATAGTAGGAGATATACTGCACCTCGCTGACTGTGTGATCAAAGACAAAGCCCCTGAAATAAGTGCGGAACATGCTCGACATGTTATAGAGATCATACAAGGTGTGTATGATTCCGCACGGTCAGGGAAGGCGGTGGAACTCAAGACTAGCTTCAATTACCAGCACTAACACACTAGCGTACTTATCTTTTATCAAGGTAAGATAGCTATTGCTTAGAAACTTCTTAAGATGGAGGCCTCCCAAGTTGTCAGATCCAGTTAAGGTTGGAGTTATAGGTTGCGGCACCATAAGTTCTGTCTACATGGAGAACGCTCGCAAATATGAGATGTACGAAGTCGTCGCCTGCGCGGACATGATCTTCGAGAGAGCTGAGGCTAGAGCAAAAGAGTTCGGGATACCTAAGGTCTACACAGTAGACAAACTCTTGGAAGATCCCGAAATCGAAATGGTAATAAACCTGACTATACCTGCAGCACACGCGGGTATCACTATGGCTTGTCTGAGAGCCGGAAAGCATGTATACAGTGAGAAGCCTCTAGCTACGACACTCAACGAGGGTAAGAAGATCCTAGAGCTAGCAAGACAGAAAGGACTAAGGGTCGGCTGCGCACCGGATACATTCCTCGGCGGTGCTCAGCAAACATGTCGCAAGCTTATAGAGGATGGAATACTAGGGGACATAGTTGGCGCGTCAGCATTCATGATGGCTAGCGGCCCAGAGAGTTGGCACCCTGACCCAGCATTCTTCTATAAAGAGGGAGCAGGTCCACTGTTCGACATGGGGCC includes these proteins:
- a CDS encoding NAD-dependent epimerase/dehydratase family protein, whose protein sequence is MRVLVVGGTGNISTGVIKYLLEFGHDVTVFNRGVTKRPLPKEVKVIHGDRHDLNTFEKTMQENKFDAAIDMICYTPEEAESDLRAFRDVKHFIHVSTVAVFGGEPAEYPINENTRRNPVIEYSRNKVAADNVFMNAYKEYGFPVTIFMPAQTWGYQDGIVRQLGGGNIWIDRVRKGLPILVTHEGNLIWAHCHSDDVGLGIAAAVGRERCIGESYIITRWDMKTWRDYHEEIAWSLGQKANLVDAPAELLIKVWPEGTWLLASESRWNRIYSLDKIRRDIPEFNPRITLADWMPDYVRDLDARGLIPDARSDDTEDRIIRNLERMISNFNC
- a CDS encoding Gfo/Idh/MocA family protein; amino-acid sequence: MSDILGVGIVGCGVVTVFDIIPNLLDTEVEQRIRLVAVADNLPNRAEEIADKFNIPKHYDSAEDLCQDKDVDIVVIATPVPSHLPNALSAIRSGKHIYIQKTMTLAVEEANTIIDAARKAGVKVAAAPGNHLRSRAMQEIRDHIREGKIGKICWGRAQRGARHEDDIRRQPGSELEHADPSWYYKPGGGPLRDAAVYDLHAITWILGPARRVVAMSGVSIPIRFWQSKEIKVEMDDNTHFILEFDNSCFFVISSHFIRGCSKVPSMEIYGDDGAIIYGGCATGSYELWVKGSGRNRLGFEEVLAHVGAPEISGAEAKGTNHYIVGDILHLADCVIKDKAPEISAEHARHVIEIIQGVYDSARSGKAVELKTSFNYQH